A single window of Periophthalmus magnuspinnatus isolate fPerMag1 chromosome 22, fPerMag1.2.pri, whole genome shotgun sequence DNA harbors:
- the snapc1b gene encoding snRNA-activating protein complex subunit 1b, giving the protein MNHHRKLVKADCDQLLNRFQQTESVRFEAFSQIWRDMKFEQIFYGAAKHNNRLFTRLVLDTAYEFLLPPFTFQIRVGGLYLLYALFHSQTANPLEKIRLALKDWEEIQKFETDSLEAQHYDVVYILKKLLHIKAFVFTAMPRLLAFDRKKKSQMSPVCESFMERPSAPQTLINNNLLEELSNVHGLYENLKSSVCPQSDSSLSLSHPDLVQTLRETVLDFYKWQKDKFQSSESSRDEDSGEGPSTQQESSRRADLLASIKSRAYEQAAQASKSRRHRAVEVDVTKPEQSSTPSARYERIKQKTLRYRATKNIQVSGDMWKDALSHTRITCLTARDNEKPPRCFKKFKWKTEDT; this is encoded by the exons aTGAATCATCATCGGAAACTGGTGAAGGCGGACTGTGATCAGCTCCTAAACCGCTTCCAGCAAACGGAGTCCGTACGGTTTGAAGCGTTCAGTCAAATCTGGAGGGACATGAAGTTTGAGCAGATTTTCTA tggagCTGCGAAACACAATAACCGATTATTCACTCGTCTGGTTTTGGACACAGCATATGAGTTCCTGCTTCCTCCCTTCACTTTTCAGATCCGAGTGGGAGGGCTCTACCTTCTGtacgctctgttccactctcAGACCGCAAATCCTCTcgaaaag atcCGTTTGGCTCTGAAGGATTGGGAGGAAATTCAGAAGTTTGAGACAGACTCTTTAGAAGCTCAGCATTACGACGTGGTTTATATTCTGAAAAAACTCCTGCACATAAAAGCGTTTGTCTTCACTGCAATGCCCCGACTG cttGCGTTTGACAGGAAGAAGAAATCTCAGATGTCTCCAGTCTGTGAGAGCTTCATGGAACGGCCCTCAGCTCCTCAGACTCTCATCAACAACAACCTGCTCGAG GAGTTGTCGAATGTCCACGGTCTTTATGAAAACCTCAAGTCCTCGGTCTGTCCTCAGTCTGACTCAAGTCTGAGTCTGTCCcatccagacctggtccagacacTCAGAGAGACTGTGCTCGACTTCTACAAGTGGCAAAAGGACAAG TTTCAGAGCTCAGAGTCAAGTCGAGATGAAGACAGTGGAGAGGGACCATCCACTCAACAGGAG AGTTCCAGAAGAGCAGATCTTTTGGCTTCCATCAAGTCCAGAGCGTACGAACAGGCAGCACAG GCGTCAAAGTCTCGGCGACATCGTGCAGTAGAGGTGGATGTGACCAAACCAGAGCAAAGCTCCACCCCCTCAGCCCGTTATGAAAGaattaaacagaaaactctGAGATACAGGGCTACCAAAAACATCCAAGTGTCAG gagaCATGTGGAAAGATGCTTTATCTCATACTAGAATCACTTGCCTCACTGCTCGGGATAATg AAAAACCTCCTCGATGCTTCAAGAAATTCAAATGGAAAACTGAAGACACCTAA